In Macrobrachium rosenbergii isolate ZJJX-2024 chromosome 16, ASM4041242v1, whole genome shotgun sequence, a single genomic region encodes these proteins:
- the LOC136847129 gene encoding LOW QUALITY PROTEIN: hydroxyproline dehydrogenase-like (The sequence of the model RefSeq protein was modified relative to this genomic sequence to represent the inferred CDS: deleted 2 bases in 1 codon), with translation MFGRTQFFRPALLVRSAVTPHWKIAASRADSIEHRVRLAQTSSFASQAASRHMSTVKMEDVTAVPSGQSAWKLDFSSHSFAFKHKKTKELMRGLLVLNACAVDILVNHSLRLLTLGERILGEKLLSIFVAPFYNQFVAGDSEEKLAAISRSLHEVNVKLMVAPMLETDVGEGHDLEAMYRKNLDKTLFLIEMAKRHSLCRRSTPICQTKHTAHLSADVLARISTAYMSLSEEKRAEAVRVLAMLMEASGKDGFKEGTLPEVYSSLEFLGLDEDDYQQLVESLPRLYMLGEKCVEENVILAVDAEFTYTNPAINLLTLAMMKVFNAQKTLIWNTYQGYLKSGLQNLQHDLRLAQALGNVGFGVKIVRGAYLERERSCALEQGHPDPVNDTYEGTCSVYNSMVDVMLREIQKDPEGKAIIVATHNEESVRLAANKIEELGLDPTVGNVVFGQVYGMAENITLPLAHCGYLVYKSVPYGSMLEVMPYLSRRANENRAVLRGARKERQLISQELRSRFSFST, from the exons ATGTTCGGTCGTACACAATTCTTCAGACCTGCACTACTTGTTCGGTCTGCTGTCACTCCACATTGGAAGATAG CAGCTTCCAGAGCTGACAGCATCGAGCATCGAGTGCGCCTCGCTCAGACCTCCTCTTTCGCCAGTCAAGCAGCTTCTCGTCACATGTCCACCGTGAAAATGGAAGATGTCACCGCAG TGCCGAGCGGGCAGTCAGCATGGAAACTGGATTTCAGCAGTCATTCCTTTGCTTTCAAGCACAAGAAGACCAAAGAGCTAATGAGGGGTCTTCTCGTCCTCAACGCATGTGCAGTAGATATCCTCGTCAACCACAGCCTCAGA TTGCTGACCCTCGGCGAACGGATTTTGGGAGAAAAGCTACTGAGCATCTTCGTGGCTCCATTTTATAACCAGTTCGTGGCCGGAGACAGCGAGGAAAAACTGGCAGCCATCAGCCGTAGCCTCCACGAGGTCAACGTGAAGCTCATGGTGGCTCCCATGCTGGAGACGGACGTCGGGGAAGGACATGACCT TGAGGCCATGTACCGCAAGAATTTGGATAAGACGTTGTTCCTTATCGAGATGGCCAAAAGGCACAGCCTATGTCGACGTTCCACGCCCATCTGTCAAACTAAGCACACAGCTCATCTCTCCGCCGATGTCCTG GCTAGGATATCCACAGCTTACATGTCCCTGAGCGAGGAGAAGCGAGCAGAGGCAGTGAGGGTGTTGGCAATGCTGATGGAGGCCTCTGGTAAGGACGGTTTCAAAGAGGGAACATTACCTGAGGTCTATTCATCCTTGGAGTTTCTGGGATTGGACGAAGACGATTACCAACAGCTGGTGGAATCGCTGCCGAGATTATACATGCTTG GCGAGAAGTGTGTGGAGGAGAACGTTATTTTAGCCGTCGATGCTGAATTTACCTACACAAATCCAGCCATCAACCTCCTGACTCTGGCCATGATGAAAGTCTTCAATGCT CAGAAAACCCTCATCTGGAATACTTACCAAGGGTACTTGAAG tCAGGGCTGCAGAACTTGCAGCATGACTTGCGCCTCGCCCAGGCCCTGGGCAACGTGGGATTTGGGGTGAAGATCGTGCGGGGAGCCTACCTCGAGAGGGAGAGGTCCTGTGCCCTCGAACAAGGTCACCCTGACCCCGTCAATGACACCTACGAGGGCACGTGTTCCGTGTACAACAG CATGGTGGACGTGATGTTACGAGAGATCCAGAAGGACCCAGAAGGAAAGGCCATCATTGTGGCCACTCACAACGAAGAGTCCGTCCGGCTGGCGGCCAACAAAATAGAGGAACTGGGTTTGGACCCTACCGTGGGTAATGTGGTCTTTGGCCAAGTCTACGGTATGGCAGAGAATATCACCCTTCCTTTAG CTCACTGTGGGTACCTAGTGTACAAGTCTGTTCCCTATGGAAGCATGCTGGAGGTCATGCCCTACCTATCCCGACGGGCCAACGAAAACAGGGCGGTCCTACGAGGTGCCAGGAAGGAGAGGCAACTCATTTCTCAGGAGCTAAGGAGCAGGTTCTCCTTTTCCACCTGA